The following are from one region of the Bradyrhizobium septentrionale genome:
- a CDS encoding beta strand repeat-containing protein yields the protein MATFMGTSGNDTVTGTPNGSNTNDTLQGLQGNDTLIGGDGADSLDGGTGQDFASYIDSGTAVVASLANPAVNTGFAAGDTYTSIEGLIGSNFNDTLTGNGNTSFLQGGLGADSIIGGSANDYADYANASAGLTVDLADPTQNTGEATGDTYVNIAKIRGSAFDDTLIGDANGNTLRGGAGADVLNGGGGFDFASYSDSGVGITADLADSSQNTGEAAGDTYISIEGLRGSDFNDHLIGDGNINLLQGGLGADTLDGGAGFDYADYFNATTGVVADLANSALNTGEATGDVYISIEAIRGTAFNDTLIGDANTNFLRGGTGADSLDGGAGYDYADYGNATTGVLVDLANNALNTGEALGDTLTSIEGIQGGAFNDTLIGDGGNNNLRGQAGADSLDGGAGFDFADYGNAATGVVASLATPGVNTGDAAGDSYTSIEGIIGSAFNDTLTGDGGDNNLRGGAGADVLDGGAGNDVAEYVNATAGVLASLATPASNTGEAAGDTYTSIEGLRGSNFNDTLIGDGGDNLLDGIGGVDSLVGGLGNDIYILDNALDVITENPGEGIDTAVVTGTFNYTLAANVDNLFISTSANVSGTGNGLANFMTGGSGNNTLDGGIGADTMVGGLGNDTYYVDNAGDVVTENSGEGTDTVHTTITYGLTANVENLILDGSGNLTGSGNALNNVLTGNAGNNSLYGNDGNDTAYGGAGADVLVLGNGDDFGDAGDGNDYIYAGAGNDVLIGGTGLDVLLGEDGNDVMYGGAGFNYLFGGAGTDTLIGSGGTGGSDVNVMFGGDGTDFLYGGNSTNYFYGGTGVDTMYGGSGLNIFISSGETDGNLIYGGSGQNYVYGSNGGDTVTGGSGVDVFLMGTGADNISGGGGVDYAWGGGGADTFNISDTSQEVMVVQDFNTGGVNDFVNFAGTSLHSFADVQAAETYVAGINTTIITDAAGSAVWLIGVAPGQLDASMFKFS from the coding sequence CGGGGACACCTACACCTCGATCGAAGGCCTGATCGGCAGCAACTTCAACGATACGCTGACTGGCAACGGAAACACCTCTTTCCTGCAGGGCGGATTGGGTGCCGACTCGATCATCGGCGGTTCAGCCAACGACTACGCCGACTACGCCAACGCAAGCGCCGGACTTACGGTCGACCTCGCCGATCCCACCCAGAACACCGGGGAAGCCACCGGCGACACATATGTCAACATCGCCAAGATCAGAGGCTCGGCGTTCGACGACACGCTGATCGGTGACGCTAACGGTAATACGTTGCGTGGCGGCGCCGGCGCCGACGTGCTCAACGGCGGCGGCGGCTTCGACTTTGCGTCCTATTCCGACTCGGGCGTTGGGATCACGGCAGACCTGGCAGACTCGTCCCAAAATACGGGCGAAGCCGCCGGCGACACCTATATCTCCATCGAGGGACTGCGTGGCAGCGACTTCAATGATCATCTGATCGGTGACGGCAACATCAACCTCCTGCAAGGTGGTCTCGGTGCCGATACGCTGGATGGCGGTGCCGGCTTCGACTATGCCGACTATTTCAACGCGACAACCGGCGTCGTCGCCGACCTGGCCAACTCGGCGCTGAATACCGGAGAAGCCACCGGCGACGTCTACATCTCGATCGAAGCCATTAGAGGAACCGCATTCAACGATACGCTGATCGGCGATGCCAACACCAATTTCCTGCGCGGCGGGACCGGCGCGGACTCGCTCGACGGCGGCGCAGGTTACGACTATGCCGATTATGGCAATGCGACCACCGGCGTTCTGGTCGATCTCGCAAACAACGCGCTGAATACCGGCGAAGCCCTGGGCGACACACTCACCTCGATCGAAGGCATTCAGGGCGGTGCCTTCAACGACACACTGATCGGCGATGGAGGTAACAACAACCTGCGCGGCCAGGCCGGCGCCGATTCGCTCGACGGTGGCGCAGGCTTTGACTTCGCGGATTACGGCAATGCTGCGACGGGAGTGGTCGCAAGTCTCGCAACTCCGGGCGTCAACACCGGCGACGCCGCGGGCGATAGCTATACTTCGATCGAAGGTATCATTGGCTCGGCGTTCAACGATACCCTGACGGGCGATGGCGGAGACAACAATCTGCGCGGCGGTGCTGGTGCCGACGTGCTGGACGGCGGAGCCGGCAATGACGTTGCGGAATATGTCAACGCCACCGCTGGCGTGCTCGCCAGCCTGGCTACTCCCGCCTCGAACACCGGTGAGGCTGCCGGGGACACCTACACCTCGATCGAGGGACTGAGAGGGTCGAACTTCAACGATACCCTTATCGGCGACGGCGGCGACAATCTGCTCGACGGCATCGGCGGCGTCGATTCGCTCGTCGGCGGTTTGGGCAACGACATCTACATTCTCGACAATGCCCTCGACGTCATCACCGAGAATCCGGGAGAGGGCATCGACACCGCGGTCGTCACCGGCACCTTCAACTACACGCTGGCTGCCAACGTCGACAATCTCTTCATTTCGACGTCTGCCAATGTTTCGGGCACCGGCAACGGGCTCGCAAATTTCATGACTGGCGGCTCGGGCAACAACACGCTGGACGGCGGAATTGGCGCCGACACGATGGTCGGCGGGCTCGGCAACGACACCTATTACGTCGACAATGCCGGCGATGTGGTAACCGAAAACAGCGGCGAAGGCACCGACACCGTTCACACCACGATCACCTATGGCCTGACCGCAAACGTCGAGAATCTGATCCTGGACGGATCCGGTAATCTCACCGGCAGCGGCAACGCATTGAACAATGTTTTGACGGGCAATGCCGGCAACAATTCCCTCTACGGCAACGACGGCAACGATACCGCCTACGGAGGTGCCGGAGCTGACGTCCTCGTTCTCGGCAACGGCGATGACTTTGGCGATGCCGGCGACGGCAACGACTACATCTATGCCGGAGCCGGCAATGACGTCCTGATCGGCGGAACCGGGCTCGACGTCCTGCTGGGCGAGGACGGCAATGACGTGATGTATGGCGGTGCCGGCTTCAACTATCTGTTTGGCGGTGCCGGCACCGATACCTTGATCGGCTCGGGAGGCACCGGCGGAAGCGACGTCAATGTGATGTTTGGCGGAGACGGCACCGACTTCCTCTATGGCGGGAACAGCACCAACTACTTCTACGGCGGCACCGGCGTCGACACGATGTACGGCGGCTCGGGCCTGAATATCTTCATCTCGTCGGGCGAGACCGACGGTAACCTCATCTACGGCGGTTCGGGCCAGAACTACGTCTACGGCTCCAACGGCGGCGATACGGTGACCGGCGGCAGCGGCGTCGACGTGTTCCTGATGGGCACCGGGGCCGACAACATCAGCGGCGGCGGCGGCGTTGACTATGCCTGGGGTGGCGGTGGGGCCGACACCTTCAACATCAGCGACACCAGCCAGGAGGTCATGGTCGTCCAGGACTTCAATACCGGCGGAGTGAACGACTTCGTCAACTTCGCGGGTACATCGCTGCATTCGTTCGCCGATGTTCAGGCCGCGGAGACCTACGTTGCCGGGATCAACACCACGATCATCACCGACGCCGCAGGCAGTGCGGTTTGGCTGATCGGTGTCGCGCCGGGACAGCTCGACGCCAGCATGTTCAAGTTCAGCTGA
- a CDS encoding c-type cytochrome, with amino-acid sequence MRSASLGVLLAAILLASSAQAADVAAGKEKAEICAGCHGDNGISQTENIPSLAGQLDQFIQWQLVFFRAGARKNEQMQPIVEQLNNEDIRNLGAYFASLTPFKGSKDDNPELSEKGKQAAAGRRCASCHTDTYVGTKAVARIAGQREEYLVKALHDYKSGVRSGGAQAAMADVAYPLSDEEITALAHYLAHL; translated from the coding sequence ATGCGTAGTGCCTCACTCGGAGTTTTATTGGCGGCAATTCTGCTGGCGTCGTCCGCCCAGGCCGCCGACGTCGCCGCCGGCAAGGAGAAGGCCGAAATCTGTGCCGGCTGTCACGGCGACAACGGCATCTCGCAGACCGAGAACATTCCCTCGCTGGCCGGCCAGCTCGACCAATTCATTCAATGGCAGCTGGTGTTCTTCCGCGCCGGCGCGCGCAAGAACGAGCAGATGCAGCCGATCGTCGAGCAGCTCAACAACGAGGACATCCGCAATCTCGGCGCCTATTTCGCCTCGCTGACGCCGTTCAAGGGCAGCAAGGACGACAATCCGGAATTGTCCGAAAAGGGCAAGCAGGCCGCGGCCGGCCGCCGCTGCGCCTCATGCCACACCGACACCTATGTCGGCACCAAGGCGGTCGCCCGCATCGCCGGCCAGCGCGAGGAATATCTCGTCAAGGCGCTGCACGACTACAAGTCGGGCGTCCGCTCCGGCGGGGCGCAGGCCGCGATGGCCGACGTGGCGTATCCGCTGAGCGACGAGGAGATCACCGCGCTTGCGCATTATCTGGCGCATTTGTAA
- a CDS encoding PQQ-dependent sugar dehydrogenase, translating into MKSAFNRSILAFAAIALLAGTTFASAQQQTDKNRALKKYESGTKEFWTHPPDDWFLGDETEAQKGLAPPSGPPTGASDAELAAMMKKIKLPPGFKIEVYASNVLAARQMAWGDKGTLFVGSFGLGNVYAIKDNNGKKEVKTILKGLNMPTGLAFQDGSLYVIAVDKLIKYENAEANLDKLGSGKVVYDDMPSYAAHGWKYIAVDKEGWFFLPFGPPFNIGVPPTSVSQIRRVDPKTGNAEIYALGVRNSVGGDVDPRTGKYWFTENARDWISDDLPSDKLNMISKIGEHFGYPYCHQGNLPDTKFAMGHKCSEFTPPVYNLGAHVAPLGMKFYTGSQFPAEYKNSILIAEHGSWNRHKYQGGRIVRITASPDGKNAKQEIFADGWIQGDQGYLGRPADILLDKDGSILVADDWAGAIYRISYSKK; encoded by the coding sequence ATGAAGTCCGCTTTCAATCGATCAATACTTGCGTTCGCGGCGATTGCGCTGCTGGCGGGGACAACCTTCGCCAGTGCACAGCAACAAACCGACAAGAACCGTGCGCTGAAGAAGTACGAATCCGGCACCAAGGAGTTCTGGACCCATCCGCCGGATGACTGGTTCCTCGGCGACGAGACCGAAGCGCAGAAGGGCTTGGCCCCGCCGTCCGGTCCGCCGACCGGCGCCTCCGACGCCGAACTCGCGGCGATGATGAAGAAGATCAAGCTGCCGCCGGGCTTCAAGATCGAGGTCTATGCCTCGAACGTGCTGGCCGCCCGCCAGATGGCCTGGGGCGACAAGGGCACGCTTTTCGTCGGCTCGTTCGGCCTCGGCAACGTCTATGCGATCAAGGACAACAACGGCAAGAAAGAGGTCAAGACCATCCTCAAGGGCCTCAACATGCCGACCGGCCTCGCCTTCCAGGATGGCTCGCTCTACGTCATCGCGGTCGACAAGCTGATCAAGTATGAGAACGCCGAGGCCAATCTCGACAAGCTTGGCAGCGGCAAGGTGGTGTATGACGACATGCCGTCCTACGCGGCGCATGGCTGGAAATACATCGCCGTCGACAAGGAAGGCTGGTTCTTCCTGCCGTTCGGCCCGCCCTTCAACATCGGCGTCCCTCCGACCTCGGTGTCGCAGATCCGCCGCGTCGATCCGAAGACCGGCAACGCGGAAATCTATGCGCTCGGCGTGCGTAACTCGGTCGGCGGCGACGTCGATCCGCGCACCGGCAAGTACTGGTTCACCGAAAACGCCCGCGACTGGATCAGCGACGATCTGCCGAGCGACAAGCTCAACATGATCTCGAAGATCGGCGAGCACTTCGGCTATCCCTATTGCCACCAGGGCAACCTGCCCGACACCAAGTTCGCGATGGGCCACAAGTGCTCGGAGTTCACCCCGCCGGTCTACAATCTTGGCGCGCATGTGGCTCCGCTCGGCATGAAGTTCTATACCGGCAGCCAGTTCCCGGCCGAGTACAAGAACAGCATCCTGATCGCCGAGCACGGCTCCTGGAACCGGCATAAGTACCAGGGCGGCCGCATCGTGCGGATCACCGCGAGCCCCGACGGCAAGAACGCCAAGCAGGAAATCTTCGCCGACGGCTGGATCCAGGGTGACCAGGGCTATCTCGGCCGTCCCGCCGATATCCTGCTCGACAAGGATGGCTCCATCCTCGTCGCCGACGACTGGGCCGGTGCGATCTATCGCATCAGCTACAGCAAGAAGTAA